From Parasphaerochaeta coccoides DSM 17374, a single genomic window includes:
- a CDS encoding SIMPL domain-containing protein: MKDIRTIRKITMRKISVVAFAVLAIVVLAGCSSLQGNVNASATSTIEVSGTAVVKVAPDVASFTVGVTHRAPTSAEAQDVVIEKMGQILTLVKNAGVLEKDIVTTALDMGPEYEWRDNIRVTVGQRASQRISVTYRLAEDSDGLGGLLAALGRIDAIEISSVRFGRDDEEAALSDARAKAMGDALSKASDYAAGAGRSVGRALRISETNSSTNFLRNESLELKTAMPMMASADAYAPVELPTGEIEISATVYVVYVLD, encoded by the coding sequence ATGAAAGATATCCGTACTATTCGGAAAATCACTATGCGGAAAATAAGCGTGGTGGCGTTTGCTGTACTTGCCATTGTCGTTCTTGCCGGTTGTTCATCCTTGCAGGGAAACGTCAACGCTTCCGCTACATCGACCATCGAGGTATCGGGGACGGCGGTGGTCAAGGTTGCTCCTGATGTAGCTAGTTTCACTGTGGGAGTCACCCACCGTGCGCCGACTTCCGCAGAGGCTCAGGACGTGGTCATTGAGAAGATGGGTCAGATTCTCACGCTGGTGAAGAATGCCGGGGTGTTGGAGAAGGACATAGTGACGACGGCTCTGGATATGGGGCCTGAATATGAATGGCGGGACAATATCCGCGTTACCGTTGGCCAGCGTGCTTCCCAGAGGATTTCAGTGACCTACCGCTTGGCGGAAGACAGTGATGGCTTGGGCGGATTGCTTGCTGCCCTGGGACGGATTGATGCCATTGAGATTTCATCCGTCCGGTTCGGACGCGATGATGAAGAAGCCGCGCTTTCCGATGCTCGCGCCAAGGCGATGGGTGATGCCCTGTCCAAAGCCTCTGATTACGCAGCGGGGGCCGGACGGAGCGTAGGACGCGCCCTGCGGATCAGTGAAACCAACAGTTCTACGAATTTCCTTCGGAACGAATCACTGGAGCTTAAGACCGCAATGCCCATGATGGCAAGTGCTGACGCATACGCCCCTGTCGAGCTTCCTACGGGAGAAATAGAGATTTCCGCTACCGTTTACGTGGTCTATGTCCTTGACTGA
- a CDS encoding Mrp/NBP35 family ATP-binding protein: MAGEYMDFEAQITQMKKIKERMDRIRRKILVMSGKGGVGKTTVTVNLANALVDAGRKVGVLDTDLHGPNVAKMFGVEGRLMETEDGTSLFPVEPRPGLKVVSLSFALSDSDAPVVWRGPMKLAAIKQFLADVEWGNLDYLLIDTPPGTGDEPLAVIQNLPGLTGSIIVTTAQAVAVADSRKSVTFSRRLGVPILGVVENMSGLRCPHCSHEIPIFGIGGGKLMAQDMSVPFLGRVPIEVELREAEDAGTSWVSEPAAGPSAVALREIASYIDALEDDYLEMIEAEAKKVKAEADEADKRTQEENRNGGYA, from the coding sequence GTGGCAGGTGAATACATGGATTTTGAAGCTCAAATCACGCAGATGAAGAAAATCAAGGAACGCATGGATCGGATTCGCCGCAAGATACTGGTGATGAGCGGTAAGGGAGGAGTGGGCAAGACAACTGTCACTGTCAATCTTGCCAATGCCTTGGTTGACGCAGGACGGAAGGTCGGAGTCCTGGATACCGACCTCCACGGGCCCAATGTAGCAAAGATGTTCGGCGTGGAAGGCCGTCTCATGGAAACCGAGGATGGAACCAGTCTTTTTCCTGTCGAACCACGTCCGGGTTTGAAAGTCGTGAGCTTGTCCTTCGCGCTCTCTGATTCTGACGCTCCTGTCGTCTGGCGCGGGCCGATGAAACTGGCCGCCATCAAGCAGTTCCTGGCGGACGTGGAGTGGGGAAATCTGGACTATCTGCTGATTGATACGCCGCCGGGTACGGGAGATGAACCTCTTGCCGTCATCCAGAATCTGCCCGGTTTGACCGGGAGCATCATCGTCACTACGGCTCAGGCTGTCGCGGTCGCCGACTCCCGCAAGAGCGTCACTTTCTCACGGAGGCTTGGAGTCCCCATCCTGGGGGTCGTTGAGAACATGAGTGGTCTGCGCTGTCCTCATTGCAGCCATGAGATACCGATTTTCGGCATAGGCGGCGGAAAACTGATGGCACAGGATATGTCCGTTCCTTTCCTGGGACGGGTTCCTATTGAAGTTGAACTCAGGGAGGCGGAAGACGCGGGAACATCATGGGTATCAGAACCTGCCGCTGGCCCCAGTGCCGTGGCGCTTCGTGAGATAGCTTCCTACATTGATGCTCTGGAGGATGATTACCTGGAGATGATTGAAGCGGAGGCTAAGAAAGTAAAGGCGGAAGCTGATGAGGCGGACAAACGTACACAGGAGGAAAACCGCAATGGAGGATACGCATGA
- a CDS encoding NUDIX hydrolase: MEDTHEDGVGKDMTAHLVWETEGRELAWKGPIFDVYHVKRHSSDGRCSSFIEVAAPEWVTMLPWYRDEKGVPHFVMVEQFRHGSGTVTREFPAGVVEKNESPEAAARRELREETGIDVMTVSLLGRVNPNAAFMNNYSNFFLMEGFEGKVVPQQLDMNEQIDIISVPVSDVVRDMGNSLYGNGIMMMALGFFLRATFHRPGLLS; the protein is encoded by the coding sequence ATGGAGGATACGCATGAAGATGGTGTCGGCAAAGACATGACGGCGCACCTTGTCTGGGAAACCGAAGGACGGGAACTGGCGTGGAAAGGTCCTATTTTTGATGTATACCATGTGAAACGACATTCTTCGGATGGACGCTGTTCTTCTTTCATTGAAGTAGCCGCGCCGGAGTGGGTGACCATGTTGCCTTGGTACCGAGATGAGAAAGGAGTTCCGCATTTTGTCATGGTGGAACAGTTCCGCCATGGCAGCGGGACGGTGACCAGGGAGTTCCCGGCGGGAGTAGTGGAGAAGAATGAATCTCCTGAAGCTGCCGCGCGTCGTGAACTTCGGGAAGAAACCGGCATAGATGTCATGACGGTCAGTCTGTTGGGGAGGGTGAACCCCAATGCGGCTTTCATGAACAATTATTCAAATTTCTTTCTCATGGAAGGGTTCGAGGGGAAAGTGGTTCCCCAACAACTTGACATGAATGAGCAGATTGATATCATTTCCGTACCGGTTTCTGATGTCGTGCGTGACATGGGCAACAGTCTTTACGGAAACGGAATCATGATGATGGCGCTGGGGTTCTTTCTACGCGCGACATTTCATCGTCCCGGACTCTTGAGCTGA